CTTTGCGATTATTCTGCTAATGTCTGGATGTGTATCTTTACATTGTATTGACAGTTCCTTTAAGCATCTCGTAGACAGAAAGGCTGCAGGTGCTGTGCCGTATGTAAGTGTATTTAATTGATACGTATGTATTTCTGAATCAGGATTAGGCCTCCAAAGAATAAGTTGTAGCGAGCGTTGTGATGAATCTACCAACACTTGCCGGTACATTTTAGTTATGTCTCCGGTCAGCATAATATTATGTTTTCTTGCCCGTAAAACTATAGAAAATAGATCATCTTGAATAGTTGGACCGGCTACTAAAATGTCATTAAGTGATAAGCCACTAGTTGTTGTAGCTGATCCATTGAAAACGACTCTTAACTTAGTAGTAGTACTTGACTCCTTTACCACGCCGTGGTGGGTAAATAATAGCAAGGTTTATCTGATAATTCAGAGTCATTTATCTTGCTCATGTGACCAAGGGCTTCGTATTCGCTTAAGAAATCTGTATAGTTAGACTTTAGTTCAGGATTTCTTTGTAATCGTTTCTCTAAATTGAATAAGAATTTGGTTGCTACTTCCTTTGAATCGCCAAGAGAGCAAACCGGTTTCTAAAACGGTAGTTGGACGATAAATTGACCCAACGAGTTTCTAATTGTCGTAGTTTTGAAGAGTTCTTCACAGAGAATGTCATCTGAAGATGAAGATTTAGGAACATTGATTTCTTCAATTTCCCAGAATTTAGCTATTTGTGAATGAATAGCCTGATCAGAAGTGCTTAGATTGCATAAGATAGAAATGTTAGAAGGTTGTATGAACTGGGGTGAATGTATAGTACCCGAGACGATCCAACCAAATTGAGTTTTTTGCAATGTAGGCAAATGCTTGCCAAGTTTTACCTGACCTACCATGAGCAGATCCCAGAAGTTATCAGCACCAATCAAAATGTCGATTGGACCGGGTTCATTGAATGTTGGGTCTGCTAGTATCAGATTATGAGGAATTTTTAGGCTTGACGTATTAATAAAGTTTGAGGGTATTCTGCTTGTGATTTTAGGAATAACTAAACATTTGAAACTTGTTTTAAACGGAACTTGACGTGCTTGAACCGACACAACAGTTTGTTTTAGAATGTTTGTGGTTTTTTGCCCAACCCCTGTAATAGAACATTGTATTGGAGTTGTATTTACGTTTAACTTGTTACACATTTCCTCAGAGATAAAACTTGACTCACTGCCGCTATCAAGAAGTATACGACAAGAAAATACATTACCATGATTATCACAAATGTCTACCAGGGCAGTTGACAATAAAACAATGCTTGGGGAGTTATTACCTGCAATTAAACAATTTGAGCTAATTTCAGGAGAATCAGAAGTTTCAGTGGAATGGTTAGCATTAAAATTGGAGTTATGATTATTTTGCGAGGTATTTCTTCCAGATGTATCAGGATTATTCGAGTTGAAATTTTGATTGTTATCTTGATTATTGACACCAAAGTGTAACAGGGTGTTGTGATTACTATCACATTTTCGACAATGCATAGACCGACACTGGTTAGTTGAATGATTATTTCGCAGACAATTGACACaaagtttcaattttttgacCTCAGCTAGTCTAGACCTTGGACTTAACTCGATAAATGATTTACAGTTATAAATTGTATGCtctttattgcaaaaataacaaGTTGGAGAATTACTTGAAAAAAGGCTTTTTACATTTTGTTTGACTTTATTACCTTGAATATTTAAAGTTTCCAAAATTCTGCATTTTTCAGagagaaaattgcaaaatatttcTCTAGTTACCTTGTCATGTTTGGCGTATTCCCCCTCCCATTCACGACGAGTTGTTGAGTCCAGCTTTATGGAGAATAAATGAATTATCAATGCGTCCCAGGAATCTACAGGTTCTTCTAGGACTTTTAAGGCTCTTAAATGCCGATTCATGTCATCTAGAATGTTTCTTAATTCTACATGGCATTCTTTTGCAGCAGGCTTTGTCTCGAATAAGGCTTTTATATGGTTCTTTTTTAATAGAGGTTTGTTTTCATAGCGTTGAACTAGTAGATTCCATGCGACACTGTAATTATTTGCTGATATTTCAAGCGATTTCAATAAATCCGCTGCTTGACCTTTTAACGATAAGCGCAAGTAATGGAATTTATTGATATCAGGTATGGATTTGTCATTATGAATTAATGCTTGAAAGGTATCTTTATAGAACAAGAATTGATCGAAACTTCCATCGAAATACGGTAAACTTATGGAAGGCAGCTTAACGTGGTGTGTTGGTGCATTAGAACTATTAGGATTGCTAGAGATTGATGCATTTGCTACCTGCTGATCAGTAGACTTATTTAAGATTGCTTGACCCTCAGAAACGATACTAAAATAGCTATCTTCAAATTCTAGACGCTCGTTTTGATTTGATACATCATTGCTAGTCTCTAAACATTCTATTTGAATCTGAATGTCATCGAAAGCTTGAAAAAGAGGTTCAATTTTTGATAGTCTAACTTTAAGCTGAGCAAAATCAGggttattttttgaattttctttaTCAAGATAAGTTTTGAATTTTGTTATTTGAGATTTACAATTTCCACGCGTAATGTGGAGCCTTTTGAGCTCAGAAGCAAGCTCATCGTTTTTTTGGGATGGAACATTTTGTTCCTGCGACATTTTGAATAATAATAGTGTTAATAAAAGTGTTATGTACTGTTAAATGTAAACCTACCTTAATATGTGTAAATGTAAATAACAAAAATGTAGAATGTGATGTAAAATGACAAGAATAAGCCCGTAAGTAGACAACGTAAGGTTTAAAATGGTTTAAATGCTTGTTATAATCGATAGAATTAAAAAAAGGCTAAATATAAGAAGTGACGCAATATAATGTAAGTATGAGTTTAAAATAATgtgaaaaatgtatgtaaattcagaaagaaataatgttatattttataaaagtaaTGAAACGTTTGAGAAAGAATAAAGTGAATAAATCAAGTCGAAACGAGGATAAAATCGTAAAGGAATTGGTAGAATAGAATATAGAACGCTTACACTGACCTTTTGATTCTCGTCCCGGATGATCTGCTTCTCGTCTGCTTATCGTCGAAAAATGCGGCGTGGATTCTCACAGCGATTTTTCGGAATTTTGCACAATaactaattaataattataattgcactGATTAATCCGTTCGAAGGACCAATTTAATTATGTATGAATTATATACATAAGAAATGTTTTTAGAATAAGaaaattttaatgaatttaaatataaataaagtttacAAATTGTACATGTTATGTATCTGAATGTTGAATGAAGAATGTCTTCGGCTGATGTCCTCTCGGGGTGCTAGGGGTTGGCAGCTGTCGGTACCAGGTACGAGCCGGTACGGCCGCGAGGGGTGAAGAGATGATTTACCGTTGCATCTTAAATATTTGTATGCATCTTAAATATTTGTACTACGGGGGTGATCGAACAGTTAAACAATTAGGTGTTGGTgaaaagacatgtagatgtttacgaattaagcaaacagtttctaaaatatacaaagatggaagggttaaaattccgtgatctttgaagtaacttctgcaatgtgttgttcttctgaggccaaacagatatcttattgctcttttttgtaattcgaaaataacatcgaattatGCAGCTATACCAGAAACCCAAAAAGGAAGATCATAACGAAGATGTGttgtttcttccttaacaaatcgatatggagggaccatttaaggttgctgtctaaaaaaataccaagaaattttacagaattaacggtactgatctggctgttattaagaggtaagggttgaagagctcctttataagataatgctactgttttttctacgttaaacgagagtaaattagaatcagaccaggtttttattgtaagtagatcagaagttatagtagcatgaagagttgcaatatctgagttgctccaagtgatactggtatcatcagcaaaaagacagatttttccatcgatttttaaactagtgatatcattaataaatataaggaaaagtagaggacccaatactgatccttgaggtacacatacaatgtttttgagactagagcctatatcatttgctctaaccagttgtttcctatcatccaagtaagattggaaccaattcaaagaaatacctcgaattccatagaaatttagtttttttgaagttatacttctttaggcacgagggtgaatttttacattccctgacgcatgcgcacaccgacagtatggtcacgtatggtattagtcgctcaaacgttatacgggatctgaatgggtgttaaaatcatctgtcaataattgttcaatatggagattatggataaaaaaatgttgtgtatattagtttttattgttgtgatggcagagaaaaaagcaagtttataattgtagtgactttttaaatagtttttaaaagcgacaggtacgtaataattgtaaatgtttcagtatcctaataaaaaattacataggtacctacctatttggaaaatttaaaatgaatctaccaaaatactatgtaatgctttgatttacataatttgattaccatcaaaatttctaccgatattcacctaatatattgatattccacaaaatattcctttaattccaccaaaatcaaactaatttgattaaattcatataaataataaacaactactgtcaaaaagtttatggtgtaaacgttcagttggtgtatattcccacatgacagacACGCGAAGGTGGCGCAATGGGAAAGAACTTCGGTTTTTGATCGGCGGGATCGACGGGAAGCAGGTTCGATCCTCAAGgcaagttactatttttttattttttttataaattttatgattctaactatattattatataattttttcagaaaatacgtattaagttaaaaattttggcaacaattattgttcagaaatcatttctttgtggcatttttcaatgtgtttgtgtgcgttttattcttttatttttttaagttttggtattgttttaataaaattttttggaaagtagtaagtattaaaattagtttaattaaatataaataaactgtttaaagtatattgatttcgtatcatataatagaattataacttcttatgtgtgtacaaagtacacacattctttttttatcaaaatgttgtgatttacacaatcaaaagctttggcgtagtcacaaaaaataTGTAGCAAACCCATTAGCAGAATGTAGCAAATCTGGTTGACAAATTAAAGAGAAGAAGTCAGtaacaagaatataccaacatTAGCAGAATAATAAAAACTTGTAGACACATCATCTACGATTATACATAATACATGTACAACACACAATACATAAACATATAACACAAAAACACATAAAacacaaatgtataatatacaaacaaataaaacacacaaaataatcagaatttgatatcatgcCGAGAGTAAAAACACCAACCTCAGAATTTTCAACTAAAAGCCTAAAATATCGAGGACAAACTAAGTAATCTGTGAGTTtaaaaaaaaccgctaaacaaCAATTTTTGGTTATAAGAAtacttcaatatttttaaaataatctttttagataaggcgaaaacggcgggttcgttgggaaaaatattcccatgagattttttgcataatcacattcgtgagacatcccagaataaggttcaagaagtcgcccacgtgaaaagtggtcc
This genomic window from Diabrotica virgifera virgifera chromosome 1, PGI_DIABVI_V3a contains:
- the LOC126891426 gene encoding MATH and LRR domain-containing protein PFE0570w-like, with amino-acid sequence MSQEQNVPSQKNDELASELKRLHITRGNCKSQITKFKTYLDKENSKNNPDFAQLKVRLSKIEPLFQAFDDIQIQIECLETSNDVSNQNERLEFEDSYFSIVSEGQAILNKSTDQQVANASISSNPNSSNAPTHHVKLPSISLPYFDGSFDQFLFYKDTFQALIHNDKSIPDINKFHYLRLSLKGQAADLLKSLEISANNYSVAWNLLVQRYENKPLLKKNHIKALFETKPAAKECHVELRNILDDMNRHLRALKVLEEPVDSWDALIIHLFSIKLDSTTRREWEGEYAKHDKVTREIFCNFLSEKCRILETLNIQGNKVKQNVKSLFSSNSPTCYFCNKEHTIYNCKSFIELSPRSRLAEVKKLKLCVNCLRNNHSTNQCRSMHCRKCDSNHNTLLHFGVNNQDNNQNFNSNNPDTSGRNTSQNNHNSNFNANHSTETSDSPEISSNCLIAGNNSPSIVLLSTALVDICDNHGNVFSCRILLDSGSESSFISEEMCNKLNVNTTPIQCSITGVGQKTTNILKQTVVSVQARQVPFKTSFKCLVIPKITSRIPSNFINTSSLKIPHNLILADPTFNEPGPIDILIGADNFWDLLMVGQNYTADNKGRDVHHKMDVCSARNGWLSSVVF